In Pedosphaera parvula Ellin514, the following proteins share a genomic window:
- a CDS encoding tetratricopeptide repeat protein produces MSDLLIGLLGVLVATNQPAAISNLANQTVGISVAVPNDPVEKEFQKVMQEDDAAQAEVDKWRQESKTVSKKTGEASSSDLGERIRKRLVPVRKSYDELIHRYPDYAPARLTYGSFLNQTGDEHAASQQWEKARELDPKNGASWNNLANYYGEHGPVKKAFEYYSKAIEIDPVEPLYLSNFADTVSLFRKEAMVYYHLDEQQVFIKALGLYQQALKLDPKNFKLAQDLAQTYYGIKPTPTDAALNAWTNVLNLAASDFEKQGVYLHLARFKLNANRFDEAREQLKDVTDESYQERKRSLLKNIEARQPKSN; encoded by the coding sequence ATGAGTGATTTGTTGATCGGCCTTCTTGGCGTTCTGGTAGCCACTAACCAGCCGGCAGCCATCAGCAATCTTGCCAATCAAACTGTTGGCATTTCTGTCGCGGTTCCGAACGACCCAGTTGAAAAGGAATTCCAGAAAGTGATGCAGGAAGATGATGCCGCCCAGGCCGAAGTGGATAAATGGCGTCAAGAAAGTAAAACCGTCAGCAAGAAAACCGGAGAGGCATCCAGCTCTGATCTTGGCGAACGGATACGAAAGCGTTTGGTCCCAGTCAGAAAATCGTATGATGAATTAATTCACCGCTACCCTGATTATGCTCCTGCCCGCCTGACCTATGGCAGTTTCCTGAATCAGACGGGCGATGAACATGCTGCCTCCCAACAATGGGAGAAAGCCCGCGAACTGGATCCAAAGAATGGCGCTTCCTGGAATAATCTGGCCAATTATTACGGTGAACACGGCCCCGTAAAGAAGGCTTTCGAGTATTACTCCAAAGCGATCGAAATCGATCCGGTTGAACCTCTTTACCTGAGCAACTTTGCCGACACCGTCTCCCTCTTTCGCAAGGAAGCGATGGTTTATTACCACCTGGATGAACAACAAGTGTTTATAAAGGCACTGGGACTTTACCAGCAGGCTTTGAAGCTCGACCCGAAGAACTTCAAATTAGCCCAGGATCTGGCACAAACATATTATGGGATTAAACCAACTCCGACTGATGCCGCCCTGAACGCCTGGACCAATGTTTTAAATCTTGCTGCCAGTGATTTCGAAAAGCAGGGGGTTTATCTTCATCTTGCCCGTTTCAAACTCAACGCAAACCGATTTGATGAAGCTCGCGAACAGCTTAAGGACGTCACTGATGAAAGTTACCAGGAGCGGAAGCGGAGTCTTTTGAAGAATATTGAAGCCAGGCAGCCCAAATCGAATTAA
- a CDS encoding FtsB family cell division protein: protein MKVNLGIWDKLTQAVIFLVMLAFLIGVGIWYMPLVNQNERLRKEILRLDTQLHQEEENSRKIKTSLESQRDPRTVERLARERLGYAKTGETVIRFEEPVQGNVAQH, encoded by the coding sequence ATGAAAGTCAATTTAGGCATCTGGGATAAACTTACCCAGGCGGTTATTTTCCTGGTGATGCTGGCCTTCCTTATTGGCGTCGGTATCTGGTATATGCCGCTCGTTAATCAAAACGAGCGTCTCCGGAAGGAAATTTTGCGGTTAGACACCCAGTTGCACCAGGAGGAGGAGAACTCCAGGAAAATCAAGACATCCCTCGAATCGCAGCGTGATCCCAGAACTGTGGAACGCCTTGCCCGTGAGCGCCTGGGTTATGCCAAAACTGGAGAGACCGTCATCCGTTTTGAAGAACCGGTGCAGGGCAACGTGGCTCAACACTGA
- the frr gene encoding ribosome recycling factor: MALDDILLETEEKMIKTEEVVQHEFSGVRTGKASPSLVENILVEVYGSQMRIRELAGITTPEPRMLLIQPWDAGTVHPIEKAIQKSNLGLNPAVDKKFIRIVLPDLSQERRQEFIKVVKKMAEDGRVAIRHVRRDGMEALKKEEKAGGVTEDLVEGAEKEIQKLTDSYIAKIDGHLAQKEKEILTV; encoded by the coding sequence ATGGCATTGGACGATATTTTACTGGAGACGGAAGAGAAAATGATTAAGACGGAGGAGGTTGTGCAGCATGAGTTTTCCGGCGTGCGCACCGGCAAGGCATCTCCCTCGCTCGTCGAAAATATTTTAGTGGAAGTTTACGGCTCGCAAATGCGGATTCGCGAGTTGGCAGGTATCACAACACCTGAACCCCGCATGCTTTTAATTCAGCCATGGGACGCCGGGACCGTGCATCCCATTGAGAAAGCCATTCAGAAAAGCAATCTCGGATTAAATCCAGCCGTGGATAAAAAATTCATCCGGATTGTTTTGCCTGATCTGAGCCAGGAGCGCCGCCAGGAGTTTATCAAGGTGGTGAAAAAGATGGCGGAGGATGGGCGTGTGGCCATTCGCCATGTGCGCCGCGACGGTATGGAAGCATTGAAGAAAGAAGAGAAAGCCGGCGGTGTGACCGAGGATTTGGTCGAAGGGGCGGAAAAGGAAATCCAGAAGCTGACGGATAGTTATATTGCCAAGATTGACGGTCACCTGGCGCAAAAGGAAAAAGAAATTCTTACCGTTTGA
- the murQ gene encoding N-acetylmuramic acid 6-phosphate etherase, which yields MTISSTKQPARPLFLGIEGGGTRTVALLADARRHFLHRFEAGPANVKLLNDAQLVRLLRSIAEAFPQPDALAIGMAGARTENDWERIRNAASKVWTQIPAYATNDLETALTATDEKDVEDAEARILMLSGTGSCCYGRNRAGKTGKIGGWGHILGDKGSGYEIGLRALKAVVFYYDRDGAWARLGQQLLHRLELNEPNELIAWAQAANKTTIASLATEVFVAWKKGDKIAADILASAESSLVEDAVACARQLANPKAPVHFILSGSVLLKQPQFTRGISNKLKKLWPGAQVTPLERESVWGAVILAQKIWSGHSASLKPVRSTRKTIVKSHVPELPLSQMAKLSPTEQRNPRSLNLDKLPLSQSIELMLSEDAAIPQAILQERDHIEQAVKYISQAFKKGGRLFYVGAGTSGRLGVLDASECPPTFRSDPEMVQGIIAGGQGALWRSVEGAEDDPVAGARAIEFRSVTSKDVVVGIAASGRTPFVWGALGEAKGRGARTILVGFNPFLNIPGDARPDIVITPNVGPELLTGSTRLKAGTATKLILNIFTTLAMVRIGKVVSNLMVDLNPSNTKLRDRAVRIIQELKGVDYATAQTALEKSEWVIKKAVATLDRRAKSKSS from the coding sequence ATGACAATTAGTAGTACAAAACAGCCTGCCAGACCGTTGTTCCTAGGTATCGAAGGGGGCGGCACTCGTACCGTGGCCCTGCTTGCCGACGCCCGCAGGCATTTTCTTCATCGATTTGAAGCCGGGCCAGCAAATGTAAAACTCCTCAACGATGCTCAACTGGTTCGCCTCCTGCGCTCCATCGCTGAGGCTTTTCCGCAGCCCGATGCTTTGGCGATCGGCATGGCTGGTGCACGCACTGAGAACGATTGGGAACGCATTCGCAACGCTGCCTCCAAGGTCTGGACTCAAATCCCCGCGTACGCGACCAACGATCTGGAAACAGCGCTGACTGCCACGGACGAAAAGGACGTTGAAGACGCTGAAGCACGAATATTGATGCTTAGCGGAACTGGCTCCTGCTGCTATGGCCGCAATCGGGCGGGCAAGACCGGCAAGATCGGCGGCTGGGGACATATTCTAGGCGATAAAGGGAGTGGTTACGAAATTGGTCTCCGTGCCCTGAAGGCAGTCGTATTCTACTATGACCGCGACGGCGCCTGGGCCCGGCTCGGTCAGCAGCTTTTGCATCGACTGGAACTAAACGAGCCTAATGAACTGATTGCCTGGGCTCAGGCAGCCAACAAAACCACCATCGCCAGCCTGGCCACGGAGGTTTTTGTCGCCTGGAAAAAAGGCGATAAGATTGCGGCTGATATTCTTGCCAGTGCCGAGTCCAGCTTGGTGGAAGACGCAGTTGCTTGTGCTAGGCAATTGGCGAATCCGAAAGCGCCGGTTCATTTTATTCTCTCGGGCAGCGTTCTTTTGAAGCAGCCGCAATTTACCAGGGGCATTTCCAATAAACTCAAAAAGCTCTGGCCTGGCGCGCAGGTTACCCCTCTTGAGCGGGAGAGTGTCTGGGGCGCTGTCATTCTGGCCCAAAAGATTTGGAGTGGCCACTCGGCATCGCTGAAGCCAGTCCGGTCCACCAGGAAAACAATTGTTAAGTCGCACGTTCCCGAATTGCCCTTGTCCCAGATGGCAAAACTTTCTCCCACGGAACAGCGCAATCCACGCTCCCTGAACCTGGATAAACTGCCGCTCTCTCAGTCCATCGAACTGATGTTGTCGGAAGACGCCGCGATTCCCCAGGCAATTCTGCAGGAGCGCGATCACATCGAGCAGGCGGTAAAATACATTTCCCAGGCATTCAAAAAAGGTGGCAGACTTTTCTATGTTGGCGCAGGCACCAGCGGTCGCCTGGGAGTGCTCGATGCCAGCGAATGTCCCCCCACTTTTCGTAGCGATCCTGAGATGGTTCAGGGAATTATTGCCGGTGGCCAGGGTGCCCTTTGGCGTTCTGTTGAAGGAGCCGAAGATGATCCGGTTGCCGGTGCCAGAGCCATAGAATTTCGTTCCGTAACCAGCAAGGACGTGGTGGTCGGAATCGCGGCCAGTGGTCGCACCCCGTTCGTTTGGGGTGCGTTGGGTGAAGCAAAAGGTCGCGGAGCCAGGACAATACTCGTCGGCTTTAATCCTTTCTTAAACATTCCGGGGGATGCCCGGCCCGATATTGTGATCACTCCCAATGTGGGACCCGAACTGCTCACCGGCTCCACTCGTCTCAAAGCCGGCACGGCCACCAAGCTCATCCTGAATATTTTCACCACGCTGGCCATGGTTCGTATCGGCAAAGTCGTCAGCAATTTGATGGTAGACCTGAATCCTTCAAACACCAAGCTGCGTGACCGCGCCGTAAGAATTATTCAAGAATTGAAAGGCGTGGATTATGCCACCGCCCAGACAGCATTGGAAAAGTCCGAATGGGTAATAAAGAAAGCCGTGGCGACGCTCGATCGAAGGGCCAAATCAAAATCCAGTTAG
- a CDS encoding FAD-containing oxidoreductase, whose protein sequence is MTVTYDAIIIGTGQAGPSLAERLSQAGMKVAIIERERFGGTCVNTGCTPTKTMVASAYAAHLARRAGDFGVVINGQVSVDMKRVKARKDEIVNNSSKSVESWLRNMRNCTVYLGSARFESAHTVRVGDTVLGAERTFINVGTRARIPALPGIDQVPFTTNSSLLNIDLVPEHLITIGGSYIGLEFGQMFRRFGSRVTIVEMAPRLIQHEDENVSAAIKDILEHEGIDIRLNATCISFGRKGGQITAGLDCAEGPPEVTGSHLLLAVGRQPNTDDLGLDKAGIRVDKHGYLVVDDELKTNVPGVWALGDCNGKGAFTHTAYNDFEIVAANLLDKESRKVSDRIPAYALYIDPPLGRAGMTVDQVRKSGRPALIGTRPMTHVMRAVEKGETLGLMQVVIDNETKQILGAAILGTGGDEVIHCILDTMYAKAPFSVLQRAMHIHPTVSELIPTMLGELQLL, encoded by the coding sequence ATGACAGTTACTTACGACGCAATCATCATCGGCACCGGCCAGGCAGGACCATCTCTGGCAGAGCGTTTGAGCCAGGCTGGCATGAAGGTCGCAATTATCGAACGGGAACGGTTCGGCGGTACCTGTGTCAACACGGGCTGCACCCCCACAAAAACAATGGTGGCAAGTGCCTATGCCGCACATCTCGCACGACGCGCTGGCGATTTTGGAGTTGTCATTAATGGGCAAGTCAGCGTGGACATGAAACGGGTCAAGGCCCGGAAGGATGAGATCGTAAATAATTCAAGCAAATCAGTTGAATCATGGCTTCGAAACATGCGCAACTGCACGGTCTACCTGGGATCGGCGCGATTCGAATCGGCTCACACCGTGAGAGTGGGTGACACAGTGCTTGGTGCAGAGCGGACTTTTATCAATGTGGGCACACGGGCACGCATACCGGCTTTGCCGGGAATCGACCAGGTTCCCTTTACCACAAACTCATCGCTGTTAAACATCGATTTGGTTCCCGAGCATCTCATCACAATCGGAGGCAGTTATATCGGGTTGGAGTTTGGACAAATGTTCCGCCGTTTTGGAAGCCGCGTGACCATAGTCGAAATGGCGCCCCGTTTGATTCAACATGAAGATGAAAATGTTTCCGCCGCCATCAAAGACATTTTGGAACATGAGGGAATTGACATACGTCTGAACGCCACCTGCATCAGCTTTGGAAGAAAAGGAGGACAAATCACAGCCGGGCTCGATTGTGCAGAGGGCCCGCCGGAGGTAACCGGGTCGCACCTGTTGCTGGCGGTCGGGCGTCAGCCAAATACAGATGATCTTGGCTTGGACAAGGCAGGCATCCGCGTGGACAAGCATGGCTACCTCGTGGTGGATGATGAACTTAAAACCAACGTTCCCGGTGTCTGGGCTTTGGGCGATTGCAATGGGAAGGGCGCTTTCACTCACACGGCGTACAATGACTTTGAAATCGTGGCGGCCAACTTATTGGATAAGGAATCGCGCAAAGTGAGCGACCGTATTCCCGCCTATGCACTCTACATCGATCCGCCACTCGGCAGAGCGGGCATGACGGTGGATCAAGTCCGAAAATCCGGGCGCCCGGCGCTGATTGGCACCCGCCCCATGACGCACGTCATGCGTGCGGTGGAAAAGGGTGAGACTCTGGGTCTCATGCAGGTTGTAATCGACAATGAAACGAAGCAAATCCTCGGCGCGGCAATACTGGGCACTGGCGGCGACGAAGTCATTCATTGCATCCTGGACACCATGTATGCCAAGGCCCCCTTCTCTGTTTTGCAACGGGCTATGCACATACACCCCACGGTTTCAGAACTCATCCCAACAATGCTTGGAGAACTGCAATTGTTGTGA
- a CDS encoding YIP1 family protein, which yields MTSIVASLAVVFIGAQLVKSAGETFRGRNTYTQCFTLIAYTIGPMLPVRMLDALPAMNPWITLCMGMVLSLSVLYHRFPRLLDPDPPQSQSFGLYRIGGVLLIISSGLARVLTELVSMQGKLTLFP from the coding sequence ATAACATCGATTGTCGCGAGTCTGGCCGTGGTTTTTATCGGAGCGCAACTGGTCAAATCAGCGGGGGAAACTTTTCGCGGCCGGAACACCTATACTCAATGCTTCACATTGATAGCATATACGATAGGTCCGATGCTCCCGGTACGAATGCTTGACGCTCTGCCGGCCATGAATCCATGGATTACCCTGTGTATGGGAATGGTGCTTTCCCTCTCGGTGCTGTACCATCGATTTCCCAGGCTGCTTGATCCAGATCCGCCGCAGTCGCAGTCCTTCGGCCTTTATCGCATAGGCGGGGTATTGCTGATTATCAGCAGCGGATTGGCGAGGGTGCTTACCGAGCTGGTCTCGATGCAAGGTAAGCTCACTCTCTTCCCTTAA
- the mnmE gene encoding tRNA uridine-5-carboxymethylaminomethyl(34) synthesis GTPase MnmE has protein sequence MLLDDTIAAIATPLGEGGLAVIRLSGREALSIADKSFQPVGKSSINPSAAPTHTIHYGRIIRHGQSVDEVLLAVMRAPRTLTREDVVEITCHGGLLPAKLVLDTVLENGARLAEPGEFTKRAFLNGRIDLAQAEAVADLIHARTELALTAANEQLAGKLSQRINALRDDMVKTLAHVEAHIDFPDEDISPDTKVKLIGRLERGLEFMEELLRTSNEGQILRRGIRAAIIGRPNAGKSSLLNQLLGRDRAIVSHIPGTTRDTIEETANVRGLPIVFVDTAGLREAGDEIEVEGIRRSRETLSKAEFILHVLDASEPLTMADENYLAEFSDKKRILVRNKMDLPAKLDLQTGIHAPVVEVCCLSGKGIETLKDAIKSMVWAGEIRAEMLQVMINSRHQEALNRARSATQRTITALKGDETLELVAMDLRIAVNAVGEIVGKTTTEDILDSIFSQFCIGK, from the coding sequence ATGCTACTCGATGACACCATTGCCGCCATCGCAACTCCTTTGGGTGAAGGTGGGTTGGCCGTTATTCGTCTTTCAGGGCGGGAAGCGTTAAGCATTGCGGACAAGAGCTTTCAACCCGTTGGCAAGTCTTCAATAAATCCGTCTGCTGCGCCGACTCACACGATCCATTATGGAAGAATCATTCGTCACGGACAGAGCGTGGACGAGGTCTTGTTGGCGGTCATGCGTGCACCAAGGACGTTGACCCGTGAAGATGTGGTGGAGATTACCTGCCACGGAGGTTTGCTGCCGGCGAAGCTGGTTTTGGACACCGTGTTGGAAAATGGCGCGAGGCTGGCGGAGCCCGGCGAATTTACGAAGCGGGCTTTTCTGAATGGCCGTATCGACCTGGCTCAAGCCGAAGCGGTGGCTGATTTAATTCACGCCCGGACGGAATTGGCCCTTACTGCCGCGAATGAACAACTCGCAGGGAAGCTTTCCCAAAGGATTAATGCTCTGCGGGATGACATGGTAAAAACGCTCGCGCATGTGGAAGCTCATATCGATTTTCCAGACGAGGACATCTCACCCGACACAAAGGTTAAATTAATTGGAAGATTGGAGCGGGGCCTGGAGTTTATGGAGGAACTGCTTCGCACTTCCAATGAGGGGCAGATTTTACGCCGGGGCATTCGTGCTGCGATCATAGGGCGTCCGAACGCGGGGAAATCGAGTTTGCTCAATCAACTGTTGGGGCGAGACCGCGCGATTGTTTCTCACATACCTGGGACAACCCGGGATACGATTGAAGAGACGGCCAATGTGCGTGGATTGCCGATTGTTTTTGTCGATACAGCGGGATTGCGCGAAGCGGGAGATGAAATCGAGGTTGAAGGAATCCGACGCAGCCGTGAGACATTGTCGAAGGCGGAGTTTATTTTGCACGTGTTGGATGCGTCCGAGCCGCTGACGATGGCGGATGAGAATTACCTGGCAGAGTTCAGCGACAAGAAGCGAATCCTTGTTCGCAACAAAATGGATTTACCGGCGAAGCTGGATTTGCAAACGGGAATTCATGCTCCTGTGGTTGAGGTGTGTTGCCTGAGCGGGAAGGGGATTGAAACTCTAAAGGATGCCATCAAATCAATGGTGTGGGCAGGAGAAATCCGGGCGGAAATGTTGCAAGTGATGATTAATTCGCGTCACCAGGAGGCACTGAATCGCGCCCGGTCAGCCACACAGCGAACCATCACGGCGCTCAAGGGGGATGAGACGTTGGAGTTGGTCGCAATGGATTTACGGATTGCGGTGAATGCGGTCGGCGAAATTGTAGGCAAGACCACGACCGAGGATATATTGGATTCGATTTTCAGTCAGTTTTGTATCGGGAAGTGA
- the thpR gene encoding RNA 2',3'-cyclic phosphodiesterase: MPEIEKIVEIFRLFIALPVPEFVKEELKRVQSELRLNLPGGSVRWTRMDQCHLTLRFLGNVPSDAVSELSAAVKRSCSEFPLVHLKAERIGFFPNERRPRVIWVGVSDDSGNLRALQAVLSKAVSPFTTEVDAKIFSGHLTLGRIQNLHARDVKMLGDLARGSTDRIFGEWTADRIDIMRSELGAQGSRHSCLESITLGSTCR, from the coding sequence ATGCCGGAGATTGAAAAGATCGTGGAGATCTTTCGATTGTTTATTGCGTTGCCGGTTCCTGAGTTCGTCAAAGAGGAGCTGAAGCGCGTGCAATCGGAACTGCGTCTGAATTTGCCGGGTGGGAGTGTGCGCTGGACCCGGATGGATCAGTGTCATTTGACACTTCGGTTTTTGGGGAATGTTCCCAGCGATGCGGTGTCTGAATTGTCTGCAGCAGTGAAAAGGAGTTGTAGTGAATTTCCTCTGGTTCACCTCAAGGCTGAACGGATTGGATTCTTCCCGAATGAACGGCGTCCACGGGTAATTTGGGTCGGAGTGAGTGATGACAGTGGCAATCTCAGAGCCTTGCAGGCAGTGTTGAGCAAAGCGGTTTCACCTTTTACGACGGAGGTGGATGCAAAGATTTTCAGCGGTCATCTGACCTTGGGACGAATTCAGAATTTGCACGCTCGTGACGTAAAGATGCTTGGCGATTTGGCGCGTGGCTCGACAGATCGAATCTTTGGGGAGTGGACGGCGGACCGCATCGACATCATGCGCAGTGAGCTTGGAGCTCAGGGGAGCAGACATTCGTGTTTGGAGTCCATTACCCTCGGTTCCACTTGCCGCTAA
- a CDS encoding agmatine deiminase family protein: MPAEWETHVSTWFTWPRPEGISFPDKYDTVPPVYAELIRHLVRVEEVNINVWNPEMEAWVKDLLRKEKTPLERVHFHYFPAYEPWCRDHGPIFLVREQNGQLERAIVDWGYNAWGNKYPPFDLDDAVPQHVAKLRRLPLFSPGIVMEGGSIEVNGRGTVLTTDACLLNPNRNPHLNKQQIEQYLKDYLGVTNVLWLGEGIVGDDTDGHIDDITRFVNPTTVVAVVEEDPKDENYELLQENLKRLRVMKDQDGKLLNVVELPMPGLVEYDGQRLPASYANFYIANQMVLVPTYRHANDAKALAILQKCFPDRRVVGVDSTELIWGLGSFHCISQQEPA, from the coding sequence ATGCCCGCCGAGTGGGAAACCCACGTAAGTACGTGGTTCACCTGGCCGCGACCTGAGGGAATCAGTTTTCCCGATAAATACGATACTGTGCCGCCGGTTTATGCCGAGCTCATCCGCCATTTGGTCCGGGTGGAAGAAGTGAACATCAATGTCTGGAATCCGGAAATGGAAGCATGGGTAAAGGATCTGTTAAGGAAGGAAAAAACTCCACTGGAGCGGGTGCATTTCCATTATTTTCCGGCGTATGAGCCATGGTGTCGCGATCACGGGCCGATTTTCCTGGTGCGCGAACAAAACGGGCAGCTTGAGCGGGCCATTGTTGACTGGGGTTATAATGCCTGGGGAAACAAATATCCTCCCTTCGATCTTGATGACGCCGTCCCTCAACATGTGGCGAAACTGAGGAGGTTGCCTCTGTTTTCGCCTGGCATAGTCATGGAAGGTGGTTCCATCGAGGTGAATGGGAGAGGTACGGTTTTAACCACCGATGCCTGTCTGTTGAATCCAAATCGAAATCCGCATCTCAATAAGCAACAGATTGAACAATATTTAAAGGATTATCTCGGCGTAACCAACGTGCTTTGGTTGGGCGAGGGAATCGTGGGCGATGATACGGACGGGCATATCGATGATATCACCCGGTTCGTAAATCCGACGACGGTAGTTGCGGTGGTGGAGGAAGATCCAAAGGATGAAAATTACGAGTTGTTGCAGGAGAACTTGAAGCGGTTGCGTGTGATGAAGGATCAGGATGGGAAGTTGCTCAATGTGGTGGAACTACCCATGCCAGGCCTGGTGGAGTATGATGGCCAGCGTTTGCCCGCAAGTTATGCTAACTTTTACATTGCGAACCAAATGGTTTTGGTTCCGACCTATCGCCATGCGAATGACGCAAAGGCCCTGGCGATATTGCAAAAATGTTTTCCTGATCGACGGGTGGTGGGAGTGGATTCGACCGAACTGATTTGGGGCCTTGGTTCCTTCCATTGCATCAGTCAGCAGGAACCAGCTTGA